The Plasmodium knowlesi strain H genome assembly, chromosome: 12 sequence CGCGGGGGAAACATCTTCTAACTACAAATTGAATGTTctgtataaaaatatagaCTGCGTATTGCTCCGAAATATGTACAACAACAAGGAGTTCGATTTTACTAATGCTAATTTGGGCGATCTGAATGATGAATACAAGAATGACGTGATCCTACTCAGATATAAAATCTACCTCCGAGCTCTTATGTTTCCAAAGAAAACGTATTCTAATGTGCAGATGAATTACATAATGGGAAAAATCAAGAAGGAGCAGCAGATGCGCAatcagaaggaggaaaaaggaggggcCGCAAAGAAAAGCAATGATGATGGAGAAAGCAATAGCAGTAATTACGGAACCGAGGTGAGCAATAGATACATGTCGGGGCAAGATGTGTACGACTTCATCACGTTCTTAGTCCGATCAGCCAACCAAAACCTCTTCACAAATGTGaatcaattttttaagcAGTTCAAAATTAACAGGGCTGAAATCAGCAGAAACGATTTGGTATTTCTGTACAAAAAGTATCTCCTACAATTTATGGAAAATGAGGATGTTGAATTTATTAGCTACATGAACGACGAGGGGGATGACTTAGAAAGTAGTCTGTCAAATAAATTCAGTTCACATGAGAGGAAGAGCACCTTCGAGGAGGACGATTTTTTCAGTGACGACTTCCCggacgaggaaaaaaaaaacactgtGGAGCGAACCGATATGTATAAGCTCCCACCACTACTgaacgaaattaaaaagtacgAAGAACTGATAAGGGAACAGATTTTAAACATCTGGTATAAGTACACAGAGAGCGATTTCcatgatgaggaagaaaaggagctAATCAAAGATATCGAAACGAATTTGTATGAAAGATTGgatcaaataaaaaacgaaatggtTGAATTAGGAGAAGCCAATATTAAGAAGTTCTGCAAAATTGCATGTGAAGATGCATTGCAAATTGTCGTGGAggacataaaaatgaagagtgATCAATATCCCATCAAGCAGAAGGATCTCATGAACTTCTTCGAATCGGTTAGCTATAATTTGTTGaaatatttggaaaaaaaattgtccaaaAATTCAGAAAAGTTAGACCTAATATATTATAAGGATGAAATTTGCACCCCTTTGATAAATAACACATTCCAAGAATTTtactatttaaaaaaaaaaaacattacttTGAATGAAAACCGTCTGAAGTCTCATTTCTCCAATGCAGTGTCAAAGGGTAAGGAAGTCTTCGAAATGTTGGCTGAAAGTACAGATAACATAACCGAATATTTCAAGAGCAAGAATTTGTTCTATGCAATTTTGGACAAGTGGAATGCGGAAGCTGTTAACGTCTATATGACCTCGCTGAGTGATTtttcaaaggaggaaaaagaaatcagTGATGAATATCTAATCATTCTTGACAACGATATAAAAATTCTGAAGCAAAAGGCCATGGAGAAGTGGCATAACCATTGTAAGGACAAAACCAACGCTCTCTTCAACATGCATAAGggaaatttgaaaaaaaatttcctcgaaaattttaatttcccaTTGGACGAATTAGTACTACAAGATATATTCCTAAGCCTTAAGGGTCAGGAAGAATTGAAATACATGGATATCTACTGCTCCAATGAGGAATCCTGGCAGGGAGAATACAAGAAATTTCTCCTACTAACAGATGAAGTGTACAAATTTATTAAggatgaaaatttgaaagCTATTCAGATAACTTGTCAGCAGCCATTGgacgatttaaaaaatggaataaaaaacgaaatcCATAAATATTATCTGTGGAGATCtctaaaaaatgaactgtACAATAGAGCACTCGTTGTACTCTCCAGTAacattgaaaatatttatcTGAAAAATcaaagagaaaacaaaatacaGTCATCTATAGAGGAAAAACTTTCcacaaaaaatacacactATAGAAGAATTTCGAAAGAATTAATGAGTAAAGTTATAAACAGATGGTTAAATaatgatatatataatatatactaCCCTATTATCAGGAAACAATTAATCCATAAAATTATTTGCTACTTGGGAATGTTGATTTTGTTGTTCATAACATGTCTAGTGTtatactttaaaaaatttcatatCAGTTTTCTCTTCTTGATAATAATTTCGCTCTTCATGATATTTGGATATGCTCAGATATCACTGTACGTGAAGAAGTTCTTCCGACATGTGGTCTTCTACTTCTACGAAGGAATTGCCAATGTCTTTGGAACGGAGGGGGCCATAATTTTTACCATTCTCTTCATCAGCGTAACGGCTATTTATCTGTACAACTATCATATAGTGAGGATTAAGAATAAGGTggcaaaaaatacaaagaaaattttccagtCACAAAATCTTATGAATCTCTCAGGCATGAATGGATTTAAAGATATGAATGCTAGCCAAAAAATGAGAATATTTAAACCGAATATAATGAAGTATTCAGATTACGACAATAGGGATGGAAAATACCTCACGTCAAATCTCACGCAAGATTACAAAATGCACAATGATGCTTCTCAGTTTATTGACGTTAAGAATAGAGGAAATCGAGTCAATAAGATGGACGACTACCCACCGTATAACAACACGAGCAAGTTTCAGCGACGCTCTTACTTGGATTAGTGCGCcgagggaaagggaaggggagagTTCCCCTGTGGaccgtaaaaaaaaaaagggataaaaaattttccacgtAAATTTAAGCCCCACCCCACCCCTTTTCTTGCCTTCACCCATAAACCCTGCGTATAATTTGTTTTCGCCCCCTCTTTTTCCGTGCTTCTCACTACAATATCCATCTTTATACCTATTCACAGAAATATAATATCCACTTGAAGATACACAAATTTTGTTTCTCATAACATTGGTAGCAGATAATTGGGTTCACAAATCCTGGATGTACATATTGACCCCCTGGCGCACTTTGTTTAAATATGAATtgctacttttttcttctcttctcttttGCTTTTTGGTCAGGGGTGTGGTGTGCCTCCTTCTTCACGCTGCACCTTTTACCTTGTGCCCCCTTCGCGGGGGGATACATTTTGAATTCCAGCCTTCCATGTATAATTGCAAATTGTAAAATGTAAACTGCACATTGTGAATTTTAAATTGTAATATGCACATTGCGCGTTGCAAATTGCAAATTTTATGTTTATGCTTTTCACACATTTTAAACCTATTTACATTTCCCCCCGCGCTGCACCATTGGTTTACGACCAAATTGGACCTGTCCCTTGTGCCGCCAGGTCTGCATATTATCCTCACTGCCGCGCGGCGGCCAGCGCATCTCCCATGTGTACTTTTTCTGCACCTACCATGTTGCACATTAGTGGACTGTGCTCTGTATCAGTCTGCATGCAAAATTAGAGTAAAGGAGAAGTGCACGCTCCCCCTTATCCTTTATTAACCCGCACAGCCTTTTCTTATCTATCTACCCTGTGTTCGCCTTTTTATATGAATaccaattttttgttttaatttttttttttcccttcccaaAAATAAGACTTACTCATTTGGGTATGAGAATATCGTATTAGTTGTTTTAGTGTCTTTTGCCCGCGAGTTTTTTTCGTGGGTACTTAACTACGGGGATCTCACCCCATTTTCAACTATGCATAGAGAAAAAGGGATCGGGAAAAATTAACTCAGAAAAT is a genomic window containing:
- a CDS encoding GTP-binding protein, putative, which gives rise to MKKIFFCFLLVIGNSETLHCSGHDVQQRATSKEINVISKREEDERLLNSDVWGTGNGSIGGSAQGREFRILTEGTDGGSTYDSDGEDDDDEDSDDEEEDEEDQDSDENNFEVPINCTDGECLNSMDNINKIIDDKKKKLKNKKKRGKPVQIIKPNVNHTELIIIEENLEILKTIEKPIAIVSVLGDMHTGKSFLLNLLNEHVVKDISKSEKNIEKGFKVGNDITASTYGIWIWSQPIKISVGKLKKMYEYIDKNFTNFVKNYEYEKDEYNEEIIDLLNLYKTDDWIAKIDELNLSESEQVNLILMDTQGLNSPNVNKRYDEILYALTNLISTDIIFLTMKMINNKDLEFIENITKDANLFMLRAYTRSNGSTFSIKKNNFDKILDHMDHIENNSLILESIASKNLMWVVHDFSQRLDVRKGKLWLDILLNSDRRDLDIKYWKKIISNKSKEKYDAYTTKQKKIAYLSYSDGGASAKYGGEHTESVAGETSSNYKLNVLYKNIDCVLLRNMYNNKEFDFTNANLGDLNDEYKNDVILLRYKIYLRALMFPKKTYSNVQMNYIMGKIKKEQQMRNQKEEKGGAAKKSNDDGESNSSNYGTEVSNRYMSGQDVYDFITFLVRSANQNLFTNVNQFFKQFKINRAEISRNDLVFLYKKYLLQFMENEDVEFISYMNDEGDDLESSLSNKFSSHERKSTFEEDDFFSDDFPDEEKKNTVERTDMYKLPPLLNEIKKYEELIREQILNIWYKYTESDFHDEEEKELIKDIETNLYERLDQIKNEMVELGEANIKKFCKIACEDALQIVVEDIKMKSDQYPIKQKDLMNFFESVSYNLLKYLEKKLSKNSEKLDLIYYKDEICTPLINNTFQEFYYLKKKNITLNENRLKSHFSNAVSKGKEVFEMLAESTDNITEYFKSKNLFYAILDKWNAEAVNVYMTSLSDFSKEEKEISDEYLIILDNDIKILKQKAMEKWHNHCKDKTNALFNMHKGNLKKNFLENFNFPLDELVLQDIFLSLKGQEELKYMDIYCSNEESWQGEYKKFLLLTDEVYKFIKDENLKAIQITCQQPLDDLKNGIKNEIHKYYLWRSLKNELYNRALVVLSSNIENIYLKNQRENKIQSSIEEKLSTKNTHYRRISKELMSKVINRWLNNDIYNIYYPIIRKQLIHKIICYLGMLILLFITCLVLYFKKFHISFLFLIIISLFMIFGYAQISLYVKKFFRHVVFYFYEGIANVFGTEGAIIFTILFISVTAIYLYNYHIVRIKNKVAKNTKKIFQSQNLMNLSGMNGFKDMNASQKMRIFKPNIMKYSDYDNRDGKYLTSNLTQDYKMHNDASQFIDVKNRGNRVNKMDDYPPYNNTSKFQRRSYLD